The following are encoded together in the Arcticibacterium luteifluviistationis genome:
- a CDS encoding TonB-dependent receptor: protein MKLNSHKIVLLMLLSIPALAQNKGIGDEEITITKERSVKLQKANRVFEKIPTEEKTTTKRKMAYTFFEKKPVGIEEVEFSPNIVSPVDENKKGKTQSSGYPNYFKVGGGNFGRFYAETFINSDQSQNLVFGVHGLHNAAKRGPIDGENSGNSLSKIAVDGKYNSNGFELKGNLGYEFRKYYFFGYDTTSREYDKEDIKQTLNILNFGVTLQNTNANPIIDYSIKTNLRNLKDNLDATELEWGTQFNATFPIIENTVTAMIEGEAYLTNRSDAIGGSEVKKRNLFRIAPSFNLDFNQFNAKLGFKAVNEYDQVTEINQTKGFPTVTLTYKTPGLFYFFAGYDGDIIRNTLGSMLDENPWLKPAVSILNTTKDQEYFIGSRGDLFSGLNYNFKASYGKFTGLYYFNIYDMQTNYLRKYDIGYDETQTDFVNVSAEFNYQPKEFWRTNLTADYWYYEKGAFDKPYHRPSFEGRLGNTFVISEKIVSNIDFYYIGSTYARDPFIADFLDQDVKLPAITDLNAEFTYLFSEQFAFFVKLNNIIGKNYQRFYNYPQQGLNFLVGINVSL from the coding sequence ATGAAGTTGAATTCGCATAAAATCGTGCTTTTAATGCTTTTGAGTATTCCAGCCTTGGCTCAAAACAAAGGAATTGGTGATGAAGAAATCACTATTACTAAAGAAAGAAGCGTAAAGCTACAAAAAGCCAATAGGGTTTTTGAGAAAATACCAACAGAGGAAAAAACAACTACTAAACGAAAAATGGCTTATACATTTTTCGAGAAGAAGCCAGTTGGAATTGAAGAAGTAGAATTTTCTCCGAACATCGTTTCTCCGGTAGATGAAAATAAAAAAGGAAAAACCCAGAGCTCAGGTTACCCAAACTACTTTAAAGTAGGAGGGGGAAATTTTGGAAGATTCTATGCCGAAACTTTTATTAACTCAGACCAAAGTCAAAACTTAGTATTTGGTGTTCATGGTTTGCATAATGCGGCCAAAAGGGGACCAATAGATGGAGAAAACTCTGGAAATAGTTTAAGCAAAATTGCAGTTGATGGAAAATATAACTCCAATGGTTTTGAGCTGAAAGGAAATTTAGGGTACGAATTTAGGAAGTATTATTTCTTTGGCTATGATACCACTTCTCGTGAGTACGACAAAGAGGACATAAAGCAAACATTAAATATTTTAAACTTTGGTGTCACTCTTCAAAATACAAATGCCAATCCTATTATTGATTATTCAATCAAGACTAACCTAAGAAATTTAAAAGATAATTTAGATGCAACTGAATTGGAATGGGGAACGCAGTTTAATGCTACTTTTCCTATAATAGAAAACACAGTTACTGCTATGATAGAGGGAGAGGCGTACTTGACGAATAGGTCGGATGCTATTGGTGGTAGTGAAGTCAAAAAGAGAAACCTTTTCAGAATAGCTCCATCGTTCAACCTTGACTTTAATCAATTCAATGCTAAACTTGGCTTTAAAGCAGTCAATGAATATGACCAAGTAACTGAAATTAACCAAACAAAAGGATTCCCAACAGTAACTCTGACGTATAAAACTCCTGGCTTGTTTTATTTCTTTGCTGGGTATGATGGCGATATTATCAGAAACACTCTAGGATCAATGCTAGATGAAAATCCTTGGCTTAAACCTGCAGTTAGTATTTTAAATACCACAAAAGACCAAGAATACTTCATTGGTAGTCGAGGTGATTTATTTTCAGGTTTGAATTATAATTTCAAAGCTTCTTATGGTAAATTTACTGGGCTATATTATTTCAACATATACGATATGCAAACTAATTATCTGCGTAAGTATGATATTGGATATGATGAAACCCAAACAGACTTTGTTAACGTTTCAGCAGAGTTTAATTACCAACCTAAAGAGTTTTGGCGAACAAATCTAACAGCAGATTATTGGTACTATGAAAAAGGAGCGTTTGACAAGCCATACCATAGGCCATCATTTGAAGGAAGGTTAGGTAATACTTTCGTAATTTCTGAGAAGATCGTCTCTAATATTGATTTTTACTATATTGGAAGTACTTATGCAAGAGACCCATTTATAGCAGACTTTTTAGACCAAGATGTTAAATTACCTGCCATAACAGATTTAAATGCAGAATTTACCTATCTTTTTAGTGAGCAATTTGCGTTTTTTGTAAAACTGAATAATATAATTGGCAAGAATTACCAGCGATTCTATAATTACCCACAGCAAGGTTTAAACTTTCTTGTGGGAATTAATGTATCCTTATAA
- a CDS encoding tetratricopeptide repeat protein produces MKKIFLIAFSCILYTPLVFSQNTLSYTETEAHYNAGVELFEKKAYSAARKEFKNYVDLSSGSINPNKFNIANAEYYSAVSALYTNSLDADIEVHRFVLNHSEHPKAKIIFSDLGENFYEKGDYAKAVEYLSKAIEFRQDNIAIYELRFKLGIAYYQLKDYNKALIEFNYVKRTVAENAINAAYYAAVINFQNENFDDALVDLHRVENVNPYKIEVPNWIGQILYRQEKYDELLAYAEPIIANPNGRKTDEICMVAAEVLFFKNDFEKAAQYYDRFKVLRRGAVEPQLTFRHAYSLYKTEQHEKAIEVFKLIADREDELGQQAAYYLGISALTTGDLNSAMAAFDFARKTDFDLEIKEEASYNYIKVQVEQNNNESAISSLRDYVTAYPNGKYIDEANELMSEVLFETNDYEKAIGYIENLKRTTPKIDEAYQKLCYGQAVIEYNAENFDKAITYFEKAISKPIDRTLAQNAKFWKAESAYAAEKPNVESLYKEIVSSGTREQKNKSLYSLGYISYNNEEYAQALNYFKDFLSASSSSDSQQSREDAQLRIADCYLVRKDFRSALNSYNTAIENNRADKDYALFQKGVTLDFMGRKDEARSTFDQFARLYENSRLLDDALFERGNLELEKNDYLSAITTLSEMLRKRPRSVLVPFALLKRALAYGNVENYDKAISDFKILINRFGNHETANEALIGLRDIMNLTGRSEDFADIADEYQSNNPGSSSAVALQYDAAKNLFYTEKYSSAIPALKRFIQNNPTNTNAKEARYLIAESYYFSDDLKNALPYFKDVADDGQSQWAAKAAIRAANIEFEAGDYRNAVSDFQNVLSSSDSKRDQVAAWEGLFQSYYYLGDYENSIKYSRDAIADGGGVVIGIKNKAELYIGKCHLKRRDFTSAKAQFDKVIGMDKDVNGAEAKYLLGEMLYEGGKYEDAIKEMQSLAQDFGDYVTWYEKAFLLIADCYVGQKDAFMAKATLNSIIENSGNSETVDVAKAKLRNIPK; encoded by the coding sequence TCTGCCGTTTCTGCTTTGTACACAAACTCTCTTGATGCCGATATTGAGGTACACAGGTTTGTGTTAAACCACAGCGAACATCCTAAAGCCAAAATCATTTTTAGTGATTTGGGTGAAAATTTCTACGAAAAAGGAGATTACGCCAAAGCCGTGGAATATTTAAGCAAAGCCATAGAGTTTAGACAGGATAACATCGCCATTTATGAGTTAAGGTTTAAACTTGGCATAGCGTATTATCAGCTTAAAGACTATAATAAGGCTTTAATTGAATTTAACTACGTTAAAAGAACAGTGGCCGAAAATGCTATTAATGCAGCATATTATGCAGCTGTTATAAATTTTCAAAATGAAAACTTTGACGACGCATTAGTTGACCTTCATAGAGTAGAGAATGTCAATCCTTATAAAATTGAAGTTCCTAACTGGATTGGTCAAATTCTTTATAGACAAGAGAAGTATGATGAACTATTGGCCTATGCCGAGCCTATAATCGCAAATCCAAACGGACGTAAAACTGATGAAATTTGCATGGTGGCTGCAGAAGTATTGTTTTTCAAAAACGATTTTGAGAAAGCAGCACAGTATTATGATCGCTTCAAGGTTTTAAGAAGAGGGGCAGTAGAGCCGCAGCTTACTTTTAGACATGCTTATAGTCTTTATAAAACGGAACAGCATGAAAAGGCCATTGAGGTTTTTAAGTTAATTGCCGACAGAGAAGATGAACTGGGACAGCAGGCGGCCTACTATTTAGGTATTTCTGCTTTAACCACTGGAGACTTGAATTCTGCCATGGCAGCATTCGATTTTGCCAGGAAAACAGACTTTGACTTAGAAATAAAGGAAGAGGCGTCTTACAATTATATCAAAGTTCAGGTAGAGCAAAATAATAATGAGTCCGCCATTAGCTCTTTAAGAGACTATGTAACTGCTTACCCTAATGGGAAATACATAGATGAGGCTAACGAATTGATGAGTGAGGTTCTTTTTGAAACTAATGATTATGAAAAAGCCATTGGTTATATAGAAAACCTTAAAAGAACCACCCCTAAGATAGACGAAGCATATCAAAAATTATGCTACGGACAGGCGGTGATTGAGTACAATGCGGAGAACTTTGATAAGGCTATCACCTATTTTGAAAAAGCAATCAGTAAACCAATTGACCGAACTTTGGCTCAAAACGCTAAGTTTTGGAAGGCGGAATCAGCATATGCTGCTGAGAAACCAAATGTAGAATCTCTTTATAAAGAGATAGTTTCAAGTGGAACAAGAGAACAAAAGAACAAGAGTCTATACAGTTTGGGGTATATCTCTTATAATAATGAGGAATACGCCCAAGCTCTTAACTATTTCAAAGATTTCTTGTCGGCTTCAAGTTCTTCCGATTCCCAGCAGAGTAGGGAAGATGCACAGTTGAGAATTGCCGATTGTTATTTGGTACGTAAAGACTTCAGAAGTGCTTTAAACAGTTATAATACCGCCATCGAAAACAATAGAGCCGATAAAGATTATGCCTTATTTCAAAAAGGGGTAACACTAGACTTCATGGGAAGGAAAGATGAGGCCAGAAGCACTTTTGATCAGTTTGCTCGACTTTATGAGAACTCAAGACTGCTTGATGATGCTCTCTTTGAAAGAGGAAATTTGGAATTAGAAAAAAACGATTACCTATCTGCTATTACTACGCTATCAGAAATGTTAAGAAAGCGACCAAGGTCAGTTTTAGTACCATTCGCTTTGCTAAAAAGAGCTTTGGCTTACGGAAACGTAGAAAATTATGACAAAGCCATAAGTGATTTTAAGATATTAATTAACAGATTCGGTAATCATGAAACAGCCAATGAGGCTCTTATCGGACTTAGAGACATCATGAACCTTACTGGTAGAAGTGAAGACTTTGCAGATATTGCAGACGAATATCAAAGTAATAACCCTGGTAGTTCATCAGCCGTAGCACTTCAATATGATGCTGCTAAGAACCTTTTTTATACCGAAAAGTATTCTTCCGCTATTCCTGCCTTGAAACGTTTTATTCAAAATAATCCAACTAATACCAATGCTAAAGAAGCAAGGTATTTAATAGCCGAGTCTTACTATTTTTCTGACGATTTAAAAAATGCTTTGCCATACTTTAAAGATGTAGCTGATGACGGGCAATCTCAGTGGGCTGCAAAAGCCGCCATTAGAGCCGCCAATATTGAGTTTGAAGCTGGAGATTATAGAAACGCTGTTAGCGACTTCCAGAACGTGTTAAGCTCTAGTGATAGCAAAAGAGATCAAGTAGCTGCTTGGGAAGGACTATTCCAATCTTATTATTACTTAGGTGATTATGAAAACTCAATTAAATATAGTCGTGATGCCATTGCAGATGGTGGTGGTGTAGTGATTGGAATCAAAAATAAAGCAGAGCTATATATAGGTAAATGTCATTTAAAACGCCGTGACTTTACATCAGCCAAAGCACAGTTTGACAAAGTAATAGGCATGGATAAAGATGTCAATGGGGCAGAGGCCAAATACTTACTGGGTGAGATGCTTTATGAAGGAGGGAAATACGAAGATGCCATTAAAGAAATGCAATCTCTAGCTCAAGACTTTGGTGACTACGTGACATGGTATGAAAAAGCATTCTTGCTTATAGCAGATTGTTATGTAGGTCAAAAAGACGCCTTCATGGCAAAAGCTACACTTAACTCGATTATAGAAAATTCGGGTAATTCAGAGACAGTTGATGTGGCAAAAGCCAAACTTAGAAACATTCCTAAATAA